From the Rhodopirellula halodulae genome, one window contains:
- a CDS encoding glycosyltransferase family 4 protein, translating to MLSEEQSFSHRVVLFANTDWYLYNFRSGLARSLKDRGHQVTMVSPDGPYAERLDKEFGWRELDLSGGSKNPLDNLAALNRIRSLYREIKPDLVHHFTIKCVLYGGLVARQMKIPTVQAVTGLGHIFTEDSLPNRLIRAGIRPMYQRALGGENTRVIFQNTGDRDFFLNAGLVSEKHLELIRGSGADCDRFRPPSGERRPGPCRFLFASRLIREKGVYELLEAAKHLKASGEPFELMVAGDLYPGNPSSLSSTELEEMKQHVTYLGHVDDMEPHFHDADVVVLPTYAEGTPRVLLEAGACRKPLIGTDIPGCRGVVEDGVNGFLVPAKAVPPLVDAMRKLSGDSSLRQTFGRASRQIIEQGFSETEVIRKTIDVYRKVLPSI from the coding sequence ATGCTATCTGAAGAACAGTCCTTCTCTCACAGAGTCGTGTTGTTCGCCAACACCGATTGGTATCTCTATAACTTTCGGTCGGGGCTTGCTCGTTCACTGAAGGATCGGGGACATCAAGTCACAATGGTGTCTCCAGACGGTCCCTACGCGGAAAGGCTGGACAAAGAGTTTGGCTGGCGTGAACTGGACTTGAGTGGAGGCAGCAAGAATCCGCTGGACAATCTTGCCGCTTTGAATCGAATTCGTTCGCTTTACCGTGAGATCAAGCCGGACCTGGTCCATCACTTCACGATCAAGTGTGTGCTTTATGGTGGATTGGTCGCTCGGCAGATGAAGATCCCGACAGTTCAAGCAGTCACAGGGTTGGGGCATATCTTCACGGAGGACAGTCTCCCCAATCGCTTGATCCGCGCCGGCATTCGTCCGATGTATCAGCGGGCCTTGGGTGGCGAGAACACCCGGGTCATCTTCCAAAACACGGGTGATCGAGATTTCTTCCTCAATGCGGGTTTGGTCTCCGAGAAGCACCTTGAGCTGATCCGCGGTTCTGGGGCCGACTGTGATCGATTTCGGCCGCCGTCGGGTGAGCGAAGGCCGGGTCCGTGCCGGTTTCTTTTCGCATCCCGATTGATCCGTGAAAAAGGGGTCTATGAGCTGTTAGAAGCGGCCAAGCACCTCAAAGCGAGCGGTGAACCGTTTGAGTTGATGGTTGCGGGTGACCTGTACCCTGGGAACCCCAGTTCACTCTCATCAACTGAGCTGGAGGAGATGAAGCAACACGTGACCTATCTGGGGCATGTGGACGACATGGAGCCTCACTTTCACGACGCCGATGTGGTGGTGCTCCCCACCTATGCCGAAGGCACGCCGCGGGTCCTGCTGGAAGCGGGGGCGTGCAGGAAACCGCTGATCGGAACGGACATTCCAGGCTGCCGAGGAGTGGTGGAAGACGGCGTAAACGGTTTTTTGGTTCCTGCCAAGGCGGTGCCTCCGCTTGTCGACGCTATGCGGAAGCTGTCGGGTGACAGCTCGCTTCGGCAGACGTTCGGCCGAGCGAGCCGGCAAATCATCGAGCAGGGTTTCAGCGAGACCGAGGTCATTCGCAAAACAATCGACGTCTACCGAAAGGTATTGCCGAGTATTTGA
- a CDS encoding YdcF family protein codes for MIPWVLFLSMLVAIFVYGNRLVADWLAGTLEKQFREVNPLQGRSFERVILLGGATGETDSGGLQVNENGDRVVMAARLFHCGKAEKIVCTGIRNSDDSRFSTDEAEQSRRLLIELGVPDLKIEKIGGSNTAEEMMAVKEVAAEQPIGVISSAWHLPRVLRLAERFGVDAVPVPCGFLCNLSRKRSLRVRIRDFIPGHRAMMMNTYAIREYVAMTLGR; via the coding sequence TTGATCCCCTGGGTACTTTTCCTGTCGATGCTGGTGGCGATTTTCGTTTACGGCAATCGCCTGGTGGCCGACTGGCTGGCGGGGACACTCGAAAAACAATTTCGGGAGGTCAATCCACTTCAAGGCCGCAGTTTCGAACGCGTCATCTTGCTCGGTGGGGCGACGGGTGAAACGGATTCCGGTGGGTTGCAAGTGAACGAAAATGGTGACCGCGTCGTGATGGCCGCTCGACTGTTTCATTGCGGGAAAGCGGAAAAAATCGTTTGCACTGGGATTCGCAATTCGGATGACAGTCGCTTTTCGACGGACGAAGCCGAACAATCTCGACGGCTATTGATCGAGCTCGGCGTGCCAGATCTTAAAATCGAGAAGATTGGCGGCAGCAACACAGCGGAAGAAATGATGGCGGTCAAAGAGGTTGCCGCCGAACAGCCGATCGGGGTCATCAGTTCGGCTTGGCATTTGCCTCGCGTGCTCCGACTGGCAGAACGATTTGGCGTCGATGCGGTTCCAGTCCCCTGTGGATTCTTGTGCAATTTGAGTCGCAAACGTTCATTGCGAGTCCGCATACGAGACTTCATCCCCGGGCATCGAGCGATGATGATGAACACCTATGCGATTCGTGAATATGTCGCAATGACCCTTGGCCGTTAG
- a CDS encoding polysaccharide biosynthesis tyrosine autokinase, with amino-acid sequence MDFPSNSSSDSSSASGGATRGKESFSSYPTPNPGAMGLAATGSYPAMNTGWQPTHQVANETADIAAAIWRYRWAVLIPTILGLVAGFLVFLKTPETFQSATRLMFESDRPAVMDNLTGDLVGGVPTIEILRSQLFSDTVLNSTYQHEKLRSFHEEFDNNPMVFAGLANKCLEFETDLQDLRGASSIVANMTFEHTDPELCEAAIQAFSASFQKFFADRHKSSRSELMNLISVATDQLQPKLTELEERYREFRTTAPLVWDENGAAINPHRERQLYLTGRRSELFEQLRQKSIELSAIQSIADEDTDPIVRLSIIGQLIGKTFEVPGKSIINQNMREGDEELAQIQLDRQLVPLMIERNKFAAEFGDQHPTVKALDAELSMMKSELKRLVKEQSERIVELMEENKVEGVDPAKRAMESVNVILTASNAEVELLKHQISEIDSQIATEKAEAVKLAKFEQDNTSLLREIDRNRELINQLEEQMARVELTEEDGGLRLTELRAPTRAYRVGPNMLLMLGIGIGAGILLGCGLALLLEKNANTFREPEEIVAAVGAPILTHVPFFKGRVRRKKGEQSNPFEHLDSHLAVVHAPSSVASEAIRSCRTSVLFELAGIQGGKVLQVTSPLPGDGKSTIAGNLACSIAQSGKRTLIIDCDLRRPQVTDNFAMADQLGLVDVLNGKCDHVDAAHPTPLRTLFMMPSGPIPANPAEALTLPEMSELLEALREEYDYIILDTPPLLVVTDPSITASMTDGVVMALKVRRKSKPNAKEAASILTNVGAKLLGVVINASDEGSNNDGYKGYGYYRYGRHTNRYYRKTAENGAKAGQRRTPVVVSGRSSGVKSARPIAVQAPVAAPPVEQDSSSDV; translated from the coding sequence ATGGACTTCCCTTCCAACTCATCCTCTGATTCTAGCTCCGCTTCCGGTGGAGCCACTCGCGGCAAGGAGTCGTTTTCGTCATACCCCACTCCCAATCCAGGTGCGATGGGATTGGCAGCGACGGGTTCTTATCCCGCGATGAACACGGGCTGGCAACCGACGCACCAGGTCGCCAACGAAACGGCTGACATCGCCGCTGCGATCTGGCGTTATCGCTGGGCTGTCCTCATCCCGACGATCCTCGGACTCGTCGCTGGATTCTTGGTCTTCTTAAAAACTCCCGAAACATTTCAGTCGGCGACCCGATTGATGTTCGAATCCGATCGTCCCGCGGTCATGGACAACCTGACCGGTGACTTGGTCGGCGGTGTCCCGACCATTGAGATCCTGCGATCGCAGCTTTTTAGCGATACCGTTCTTAACAGTACCTACCAACATGAAAAATTAAGATCATTCCACGAAGAGTTTGACAACAATCCGATGGTGTTTGCGGGCCTTGCGAACAAATGCTTGGAATTCGAGACGGACCTGCAAGACCTGCGGGGAGCCTCCTCGATCGTTGCCAACATGACGTTCGAGCACACGGACCCCGAGTTGTGCGAGGCGGCGATCCAGGCCTTTAGTGCATCGTTCCAGAAATTCTTTGCCGATCGTCACAAGAGTTCACGATCCGAGCTGATGAATCTGATTTCCGTCGCGACGGACCAGCTTCAACCAAAATTGACCGAGCTGGAGGAACGCTACCGAGAGTTCCGAACGACCGCTCCGTTGGTCTGGGACGAAAACGGAGCTGCAATCAACCCGCACCGGGAACGCCAGCTTTACCTGACTGGCCGCCGCAGTGAGCTGTTTGAACAACTCCGGCAGAAATCGATCGAACTGTCGGCGATCCAAAGCATCGCTGATGAAGACACGGACCCAATTGTTCGTCTTTCGATCATTGGTCAGCTCATCGGCAAAACCTTCGAGGTTCCCGGCAAATCGATCATCAACCAGAACATGCGGGAAGGCGACGAAGAGCTCGCACAAATTCAGCTCGACCGGCAACTGGTTCCCTTGATGATCGAGCGTAATAAATTCGCCGCAGAATTCGGCGATCAACACCCGACGGTGAAGGCACTTGATGCGGAACTTTCGATGATGAAAAGCGAGCTGAAACGACTGGTCAAAGAGCAATCGGAGCGGATCGTGGAGCTGATGGAGGAGAACAAGGTCGAAGGCGTGGACCCCGCAAAACGAGCCATGGAGTCGGTGAACGTGATCTTGACGGCGTCCAACGCGGAGGTTGAGTTGCTGAAGCATCAGATCAGCGAGATTGATTCGCAAATCGCGACCGAGAAAGCGGAAGCCGTCAAACTCGCCAAGTTTGAGCAAGACAACACGTCGTTACTGCGTGAGATCGACCGCAACCGTGAGCTGATCAACCAACTGGAGGAACAGATGGCTCGTGTTGAGCTGACTGAAGAAGACGGCGGTTTGCGTCTGACCGAATTGCGAGCTCCCACCCGTGCGTACCGAGTTGGCCCGAATATGCTACTGATGCTCGGAATCGGCATTGGAGCCGGAATTTTGCTGGGTTGCGGTCTCGCGTTGCTGCTCGAGAAAAATGCGAACACGTTCCGCGAACCCGAGGAAATCGTCGCTGCCGTGGGAGCCCCGATCCTCACGCACGTTCCGTTTTTCAAGGGACGTGTGCGGCGTAAGAAGGGAGAACAATCGAATCCGTTTGAACACTTGGATTCGCACTTGGCTGTGGTGCATGCACCTTCGTCGGTTGCGTCGGAGGCGATTCGCTCCTGCCGGACGTCGGTGCTGTTTGAACTGGCTGGTATTCAGGGTGGGAAAGTCCTGCAGGTTACCTCGCCACTGCCCGGTGACGGGAAATCAACGATCGCTGGAAACCTGGCATGCAGCATTGCTCAGTCGGGCAAACGAACGCTCATCATTGATTGCGACCTTCGGCGTCCTCAAGTGACCGACAACTTTGCAATGGCGGACCAGCTCGGCTTGGTCGATGTGCTGAACGGCAAATGCGACCACGTCGATGCGGCTCATCCGACGCCATTGCGAACGTTATTCATGATGCCATCGGGGCCGATCCCGGCCAACCCGGCCGAGGCGTTGACGCTGCCTGAAATGAGCGAGTTGCTGGAAGCGTTGCGTGAGGAGTATGACTACATCATTTTGGATACTCCGCCACTGTTGGTGGTGACGGACCCGAGCATCACCGCCAGCATGACAGACGGCGTGGTAATGGCGCTGAAGGTACGTCGCAAGAGCAAGCCAAATGCGAAAGAGGCGGCGTCGATTCTTACCAACGTGGGCGCGAAACTGCTGGGGGTTGTCATCAACGCTTCCGACGAAGGCAGCAACAACGACGGCTACAAAGGTTATGGCTACTACCGCTACGGGCGTCATACCAATCGGTATTATCGCAAGACCGCTGAGAATGGTGCGAAGGCTGGTCAACGACGCACGCCCGTGGTGGTTTCCGGACGATCGAGCGGCGTGAAGAGTGCCCGTCCGATCGCTGTGCAAGCTCCTGTCGCTGCACCGCCGGTTGAGCAAGATAGCTCGTCGGACGTTTAG